The nucleotide sequence TGCTCTGACTCCACTTCGTCCAACCACGATATCCTCCATTTTCAACGAAGGTATCAATCTATTTAATTCTTTCAAAAATAATCGCTTAGAAAATGCTCTTTTGTACTCATTTAATCCAAAACGCCAGTGTTTGAAGAATAATTTCCATGTCCCTTGGTACATTAAAGCCTCAAGTGTATCCTTGAGGTTAAAGTCCGTTTTGCCGTAGCCTTCACGCTTAAATGTAAATACGGCATTTGGACCACACTCTATACTACCATCAACCATACGAGTAAAGTGAACCCCTAAGAAGGGGAATTCAGGATTAGGGACGGGGTATATTAAATTATTGACTTTTGATTTGCCTTTCTCACTCAAGTCATAATAATCGCCTCTGAAGCCTACTATTCGAACGTCTGACTCAATCTTATCTTTTTTAGCTAATCTATCAGAATGTAACCCCCCACAAAGTATTTTTTTACTCGCTTTAAACTGACCCTTTGACGTATTGATGATTCCACCCTTGCTAAAAGATTTCACCTCACAAGAATATAATATTCTACTGTTGGGATTAATTTCTTTTATCAGTTCAGCCAATTTATTAGTAACTCCAACAAAGTCGATAATACCAGACTCTGGAACCCATAAAGCCGCCAAGCCTTCCACATGAGGTTCAATTTCTTTTAAGCGATTGGCATCTATTTTTTCTATACCCTCGAGGCCATTGGCTTTGCCTGTTTCACAAATTTTATCTAAACGCTCTAGCTCGTCTTGTGAAACAGCAACAACGACTTTACCACAAACATCGTGCTTGATATGGTGATTTTTAGCAAAGTCAACTAATTGCTTTCTTCCATTTACACAGTTTTTGGCTCTAAAAGACCCCGGACGGTAATACAAACCCGAATGGATAACACCTGAATTTCTACCTGTTTGATGGGCAGCTAAAGTATCTTCTTTTTCAAAGACCACTATATTGAGATGAGGGTATTCTTGTTGCAGTTTATAAGCACATGAAAGGCCTACTATTCCACCTCCTACTATTGCGATGTCAAACGTTTGTGATTGCTCTGCCATTAAAATACTCTTGATATATTAAAGCCAAAATAGATATCTCCTTCTAGCCATTCTCCTTGGGTTTCTATTAAAAAGGCATGTTCGTTCATTCCTCTAGAATTACTAAGGTGTAAAGAAAAAACGTGCCCACCAGTTTCTATATCCACTCCTAAAGACAACATATTTACATGATTTTCTTTCATCTCGCTAAGAGCATTAAAATACTCACCATTAACAGAAATCTTTTTGCTGACTTTATAACGCCCTCCCAGTCCTATGAACAAAGGATCAGCAGATGTACCAGCCTCGTAAGAATTGAGGTGCATATGTGTCGGTAAGATTACAGCAGAAAAATTAGAGGAGAACTTCCTAGCAATAATAAACTGATTACTGAAGGTTATCTGATTGAGCAAATCGAAATTGGCTTCTTCCCTTTTACTCTCCGATGGATGAATCAAAAACACAGATGAATAGGCTGACAAGACAAAAGGGAAAGAATTACTTTGTCGCAATATATTCCACTTTACGGAAGCATCAAATTGTTTGTTGGTAGAACTACGACCACCACTTAGGCTAATGCGTTCTGTTAAACCATAATCCAATGCCATACGCACTTGAGAATTATCTAAGCCCCATAAGTTATAAAAACCTGAATTAAGTGTACCAAAACGGTGTTGTATTAAGAACTTGAATTCCCCTTTGGCGGTTTGTTTGGAAGACTGAGCATTGACAATTCTATTATCTTTAAAAATTGAGGTCGTTATTTTTCTTTCATTATCATCTGCTTCTAGCATACTCAGCAGATCTTGAGAAAAACTGAATTGAAAAGAAAAGAGCAGAGCTAGCAAAAATAGTTTATTCATCATTTTTGTTTTGAAGTTTCATATCAACCACCACTTGGATGACTTCTGCAATTTTATACATCATAATTTTGGGAATATCTACATCGTAATTATCTAAAACAACATCGAAAGTAGATGAAATGTGTAAGTTCCCGTTTTTGAGTTGTGCGTTAGCAATCATCTCTGTGTTTTTGCTTATGCCGTGTATAGTAAGCTCTCCTTTAACCTTAAGGTTGTGTTGTTTACTCAAATCCAATTCTGAAAAACCAGCTATTGAACCAGTGAAAGTTGATAAGGGGTATTTTTCACTCTCCAGATAACTTTCATTAATATGCTCTTGCATTAGGGAGATAGGGAAGGTAAAATCTTCAATTTTCAGACGAAAAGCAAAGCCTCCTGTCTGACTATCAACAATCGCCGATACCTCATTATTGACAGCCTCAATATTTTCTATGGGTGCTTCAGAAAAGAAACTAACCGATCCGTTATTGCAGTAGTATTGTTGAGCAATAAGCGGAGTACTAAAAAGTAAACAAATCAAGATTAGTCGCATAGAGCAAAGATAGTAATTTAGTCCTTTTTATAGTCTTTTTGTCAATTTGTATCCTACAAAAAATAAGACAAAAATAACTATGAGTCCAGCTTGTTGTGTTTCAAAATAGGCTGTTGCTAATCCGAATAAAAATGGCCCTAAAAAAGCAGTCATTTTTCCTGAAAAGGCATAAAAGCCAAAAAATTCATTTCTTTTTTCTTCAGGTGTTATCCGTGCCATATAGCTTCTACTTGCCGATTGGTTTGGTCCCGAGAACAAGCCTATAAGGATAGCAGCTATCCAAAACAAATTTTTGGAATTGAACCAATCTGGTATGGCATTGCCTCCAAAAATAAACTGAAACAGACCGGGTAATTCAGGAGCTGAAAAGGCTATTAGACAAGCTATCATAAGAAAAACTATACTCCACAATATTACTTTTTGGCTTCCCTTGCCATCGTCCAGATAGCCAAAAGCATAAGCCCCAATTCCTGCCATTACGTTAAGCACAATACCTAAAATTATTATCTCCTCAAAAGAGAACCCAATAGTCGTTGCTGCATATATACCACCAAAAGCAAATATGGTTATTAGTGCATCGTTATAAACTAAACGAGCCAAAAGAAAATGAAATATGTTGCGATATGAAGAAATAGAATTTAGGGTATTTTTCAACCCATCAAAAGAATTTTTAATTGCTAGTGATAAAGGTTTATTGTTCTTGTGTTTATGGTCTTTGACCCAAAGGAAAAGAGGTAGGCTAAAAATCAAAAACCATAAGGCTACCAACAAATTGGTGGCTCTAATATTTTCTCCATTTTCTGTACTAAAACCTAAAATAGGCTGTTCGGTTTGCACAAAAAACAACAAGGCTACCACTAAAGCCAATAGCCCTCCTACATAACCCAAACCCCATGCCATACCAGACACTTTACCAATACGGTGTTCTGAACTCAATTCGGGCAGATAGGCATTACAAAATACGGTGCCAAACTCAAAAGCGATATTAGCAATAATAAAAAGTCCCAGAGCAAAAACAACCTGACCGTCTTGCGGAAAAAATAAAAGTGCTGTCGCCACCACACATACCAAAGTACTTAGAAGCATAATACCTTTTCTTGAACCAACATTATCGGCAATAGCTCCTAAAATAGGCGATAATAAAGCGACCACTATAGCTGTTATTGAAATTGCCCAAGACCAATATTGAGTCCCTAATATTTCATTATCAGCTATGGATTGGGTAAAGTAAGTACCATATATAAAAGTAACTACCAAAGTAGTAAAGGCAGAGTTAGCAAAGTCATACATGGCCCACGACCAAATTTGTCTTTTATCGTCTTTTTGAATCATAAGTCCGAAAGTACAATTATTTATTATGATAATTTAATTCAATAAATCGCTACTATTTCTTTGAATAACTTACTTTTGCCGACTTAATTTAAACAGATGATTTCATTAAAAAATTTCAAATTCATTGACCGAACTAACGGAAGCGTTAAAGATGATATTCTTTCGGGAATAACTGTAGCACTTGCTTTAGTTCCTGAAGCCGTTGCCTTTGCCTTTGTGGCTGGTATTTCACCTATTGTTGGATTATACGGGGCATTCATGATGGGTTTAGTAACTTCTATTTTTGGTGGTAGACCCGGTATGATTTCTGGTGCTACTGGTGCACTTGCCGTAGTAATGGTTCACTTAGTAAGTGAGGGCAATACCTTAGGTGGCGATAGTTCAATGGGCTTACAATATTTGTTTGCTACTCTTATTTTGGCTGGTCTAATACAAACTGCTGCTGGCTTATTTAGACTCGGTAAATTTGTACGTATGATACCCCACTCCGTAATGCTGGGCTTTGTGAATGGATTAGCAATTGTAATTTTCTTATCCCAGTTGGGTATGTTCAAGACCAATGGTCAATGGTTAGAAGGTCAGGATATGGCTTATATGATAGGCTTAGTGGGTTTAACAATGGCTATCATGGTATTTCTTCCTATGCTCACCAAGAAAGTTCCTGCCGCTTTAACAGCCATTGTAGTAGTTTCTCTGATTGTAATTTTTGGTGGTATAGAAACTGAAACCGTAAAATCGTTCATCGTTGCTAGTGGTGGCGAAGGAATAAAAGCGGGTTTACCTACCTTTAACGTACCTTTAATTTCATTGAATTGGGAAACGCTAAAATTCATTAGTCCTTATGCTCTCATCTTAGCGGCTATCGGACTTATAGAATCTTTAATGACGCTTAATCTTATTGACGAATTGACAGAAACAAGAGGTCATGGCAATAGAGAGTGTGTAGCACAAGGTGGTGCAAATATCATCAACGGCTTTTTTGGTGGTATGGGTGGTTGCGCTATGATTGGACAAAGCATTATTAATATCAAATCTGGCGGAAGAGGAAGACTATCTGGTATAGTGGCTGCCTTAGCTTTATTATGCTTTATTCTTTTTGCATCGGCCTATATTGAAATGGTGCCTATTGCTGCCCTAGTAGGCGTTATGTTTATGGTAGTTATTGGCACATTCGCCTGGAGTAGTTTGAAAGTATGGAACAAAGTACCCTTAGCCGATGTTGTAGT is from Flavobacteriales bacterium and encodes:
- the lhgO gene encoding L-2-hydroxyglutarate oxidase; its protein translation is MAEQSQTFDIAIVGGGIVGLSCAYKLQQEYPHLNIVVFEKEDTLAAHQTGRNSGVIHSGLYYRPGSFRAKNCVNGRKQLVDFAKNHHIKHDVCGKVVVAVSQDELERLDKICETGKANGLEGIEKIDANRLKEIEPHVEGLAALWVPESGIIDFVGVTNKLAELIKEINPNSRILYSCEVKSFSKGGIINTSKGQFKASKKILCGGLHSDRLAKKDKIESDVRIVGFRGDYYDLSEKGKSKVNNLIYPVPNPEFPFLGVHFTRMVDGSIECGPNAVFTFKREGYGKTDFNLKDTLEALMYQGTWKLFFKHWRFGLNEYKRAFSKRLFLKELNRLIPSLKMEDIVVGRSGVRAMALGRDGEVFDDFKIECKDDSIHVLNAPSPAATACLAIGDEVLTVVKKNFSLP
- a CDS encoding MFS transporter, with protein sequence MIQKDDKRQIWSWAMYDFANSAFTTLVVTFIYGTYFTQSIADNEILGTQYWSWAISITAIVVALLSPILGAIADNVGSRKGIMLLSTLVCVVATALLFFPQDGQVVFALGLFIIANIAFEFGTVFCNAYLPELSSEHRIGKVSGMAWGLGYVGGLLALVVALLFFVQTEQPILGFSTENGENIRATNLLVALWFLIFSLPLFLWVKDHKHKNNKPLSLAIKNSFDGLKNTLNSISSYRNIFHFLLARLVYNDALITIFAFGGIYAATTIGFSFEEIIILGIVLNVMAGIGAYAFGYLDDGKGSQKVILWSIVFLMIACLIAFSAPELPGLFQFIFGGNAIPDWFNSKNLFWIAAILIGLFSGPNQSASRSYMARITPEEKRNEFFGFYAFSGKMTAFLGPFLFGLATAYFETQQAGLIVIFVLFFVGYKLTKRL
- a CDS encoding SulP family inorganic anion transporter codes for the protein MISLKNFKFIDRTNGSVKDDILSGITVALALVPEAVAFAFVAGISPIVGLYGAFMMGLVTSIFGGRPGMISGATGALAVVMVHLVSEGNTLGGDSSMGLQYLFATLILAGLIQTAAGLFRLGKFVRMIPHSVMLGFVNGLAIVIFLSQLGMFKTNGQWLEGQDMAYMIGLVGLTMAIMVFLPMLTKKVPAALTAIVVVSLIVIFGGIETETVKSFIVASGGEGIKAGLPTFNVPLISLNWETLKFISPYALILAAIGLIESLMTLNLIDELTETRGHGNRECVAQGGANIINGFFGGMGGCAMIGQSIINIKSGGRGRLSGIVAALALLCFILFASAYIEMVPIAALVGVMFMVVIGTFAWSSLKVWNKVPLADVVVIVLVTGLTVMFDLAIAVLAGVIVSSLVFSWENAKRIRARKFVDEHGVKHYEIYGPLFFGCIELFNSKFDVAEDPKEIIIDFKESRIMDQSAIECINKLSEKYIKNGKSVHLRHLSKDCIRLIKRADKICDVNVLEDPDYFVAIDNYRTLKAK
- a CDS encoding YceI family protein is translated as MRLILICLLFSTPLIAQQYYCNNGSVSFFSEAPIENIEAVNNEVSAIVDSQTGGFAFRLKIEDFTFPISLMQEHINESYLESEKYPLSTFTGSIAGFSELDLSKQHNLKVKGELTIHGISKNTEMIANAQLKNGNLHISSTFDVVLDNYDVDIPKIMMYKIAEVIQVVVDMKLQNKNDE
- a CDS encoding DUF5777 family beta-barrel protein — its product is MMNKLFLLALLFSFQFSFSQDLLSMLEADDNERKITTSIFKDNRIVNAQSSKQTAKGEFKFLIQHRFGTLNSGFYNLWGLDNSQVRMALDYGLTERISLSGGRSSTNKQFDASVKWNILRQSNSFPFVLSAYSSVFLIHPSESKREEANFDLLNQITFSNQFIIARKFSSNFSAVILPTHMHLNSYEAGTSADPLFIGLGGRYKVSKKISVNGEYFNALSEMKENHVNMLSLGVDIETGGHVFSLHLSNSRGMNEHAFLIETQGEWLEGDIYFGFNISRVF